In the Bacteroides sp. genome, one interval contains:
- a CDS encoding glycoside hydrolase family 38 C-terminal domain-containing protein translates to MKSFAITLIQLFLIASVIAQGQGNSGNTIVNGYQEKIAGVDFSYHSSVQAAKESLLARATDGNSFVEWKTAAVPEVLNQETVTFVWLAGIGSSPGLASFDVAVNGQTRFTFHTDGSEAWNLEASDGSSLSFKSDFIDQHGDRFGFMYLSIPAVSLKLGEPLTLRVTGSNSGKTSWYMTFKFPLQDGLNFRALPAISILDGKEYQLGIAGIFHFGGTEKAKIFINNSLLEEREINFGYNHVRVNIPAVTQSTTVDYRLEIGDKTWQGELQLHPVRQWKVNFVHHTHTDIGYTRSQTDILAEHLRYIDYALDYCDMTDDFPGESQFRWTNEASWAVDEYLKSRPRQQVDRLLQRIKEGRIEVTAMYFNFSELPDEQTLAASLQPLGTFREHGIAVKTAMQNDVNGIGWSLIDHYSDMGVKYLNMGTHGHRALICFDKPTLFWWESPSGKRMLAFRGEHYMIGNTFAIHGEDFTVFEEELLSYLLELEAKGYEYDQISIQHSGFITDNSPPSIASSKLIRQWNEKYSWPRLSTSTATAFFEEMEQRHGDDFMVIRGAWPDWWTDGFGASAREVAATRVAQGDLRANAGGLAMAAINRVALPDKIADRMEAINTALLFYTEHTVGFSESVREPTHRYTMEQRAIKESYAWEASRRAKMLGEETMGLLQSFFQRQEKPSLLIFNTLNWNRSGLFTTYIDYQVIPRDAEFSLMDADGNQAFAQVTEKRSDGAYYAIWAEDIPAFGYKRFSIRVEDIAKKKVLEAPLGELKEMENDWYQIVIDPEKGAITSLFDKELGLEMIDSKAEWKLGEFIYELLDNREQMEAFKLDNYSREPLDELWIEAYEEGEVWITLRFRGNTSAATGEGAFSFEIRLFNTTKRIDLAYFIDKKLVTEPEGVYVAFPFVLEDGQLAFDVPGGEIRAGIDQISGSSNDWNTVQTYARLYNEHAQILLSSVEIPLMQFGGINTGRYTAGAVPETTHIYGWPMNNYWTTNFNADQRGGLTWQYSLTSRPGNSLLEATHFGWDYRTPFLSRVLPGGGRDDDQNEGVFLTGWPENILLVSVMPDQDGQSALFHVREIEGNACNFTLSNPLDGATLNAVEVDVTGYPVNNGSLELNPLESKFFRVDF, encoded by the coding sequence CCGTGACCTTTGTCTGGCTGGCCGGCATAGGCTCCTCTCCTGGCCTTGCCAGTTTTGATGTGGCAGTAAATGGTCAGACCAGGTTTACATTCCATACAGATGGGTCGGAAGCCTGGAACCTTGAGGCCAGCGATGGCTCTTCCTTGTCTTTTAAAAGCGATTTCATTGACCAGCATGGTGACCGTTTTGGTTTTATGTATCTGAGCATACCTGCTGTAAGCCTTAAGCTTGGTGAACCCCTGACCCTGAGGGTTACGGGAAGCAATTCAGGAAAGACCTCCTGGTATATGACTTTCAAGTTTCCACTGCAAGACGGTTTGAATTTCCGTGCCTTGCCGGCCATTTCCATCCTGGATGGCAAGGAGTACCAACTCGGCATTGCGGGGATATTCCATTTTGGGGGAACGGAGAAAGCGAAGATCTTCATCAACAATAGTCTGCTGGAGGAAAGGGAAATAAATTTCGGATACAACCACGTCAGGGTGAATATCCCAGCGGTGACCCAAAGCACCACAGTGGACTATCGCCTGGAAATTGGTGATAAAACCTGGCAAGGGGAGCTGCAATTGCACCCTGTCAGGCAATGGAAGGTCAACTTTGTTCACCATACCCATACCGATATTGGCTATACCCGCTCGCAGACCGATATTTTGGCCGAGCACCTGCGCTATATTGACTATGCCCTGGATTACTGTGACATGACAGATGATTTTCCCGGGGAGTCGCAGTTCAGGTGGACCAACGAGGCATCCTGGGCGGTGGATGAATACCTGAAAAGCCGTCCCCGCCAGCAGGTCGATCGCTTGCTTCAGCGTATTAAGGAAGGCCGGATTGAAGTAACCGCTATGTATTTTAACTTCAGTGAGCTGCCCGATGAGCAAACGCTGGCCGCCTCACTGCAGCCCCTGGGCACATTCAGGGAACATGGCATAGCTGTGAAAACCGCCATGCAGAACGATGTGAACGGCATAGGCTGGTCCCTGATAGACCATTACAGCGATATGGGCGTGAAGTACCTGAACATGGGTACCCACGGCCACCGTGCCCTGATCTGCTTTGACAAGCCTACCCTTTTCTGGTGGGAGTCACCTTCGGGGAAACGTATGCTTGCCTTCCGTGGAGAACATTATATGATCGGGAACACCTTTGCCATCCATGGTGAAGACTTTACCGTTTTTGAAGAGGAATTGCTTTCGTACCTGCTGGAACTGGAGGCCAAAGGTTATGAATACGACCAGATCTCCATCCAGCATTCAGGATTCATTACCGATAATTCGCCTCCTTCCATAGCGTCTTCCAAATTGATCAGGCAATGGAACGAGAAATACAGCTGGCCCCGACTTTCCACCTCTACGGCTACTGCCTTTTTTGAGGAAATGGAGCAAAGGCATGGCGACGATTTCATGGTGATCCGCGGGGCATGGCCCGATTGGTGGACCGATGGGTTTGGCGCCTCGGCACGGGAGGTGGCGGCTACGCGGGTAGCCCAGGGCGATTTAAGAGCAAATGCCGGAGGACTTGCCATGGCTGCAATAAACAGAGTCGCCCTGCCTGATAAGATTGCCGACAGAATGGAGGCCATCAACACGGCACTCCTTTTCTACACTGAGCACACGGTGGGCTTTTCAGAGAGCGTCAGGGAACCCACCCATCGCTATACCATGGAACAGCGGGCCATCAAGGAGTCCTACGCTTGGGAAGCCTCTCGCAGGGCAAAAATGCTGGGTGAGGAAACTATGGGTTTGCTGCAGAGTTTCTTTCAGCGGCAGGAAAAACCATCCCTGCTGATTTTCAATACCCTCAACTGGAACCGCTCAGGACTGTTTACCACCTATATTGATTACCAGGTGATTCCAAGGGATGCAGAATTTTCATTAATGGATGCCGATGGGAACCAGGCTTTTGCACAAGTCACCGAAAAGCGTTCCGACGGGGCTTACTATGCCATCTGGGCGGAAGACATTCCTGCCTTTGGTTACAAGAGGTTCAGCATCCGGGTGGAAGACATTGCAAAGAAAAAAGTGTTGGAGGCTCCATTAGGTGAATTGAAGGAAATGGAAAATGACTGGTACCAAATTGTTATTGATCCGGAGAAGGGTGCCATTACCAGCTTGTTCGACAAGGAACTGGGTCTTGAAATGATTGACTCAAAGGCCGAATGGAAACTGGGTGAGTTTATTTACGAGTTGCTCGACAACCGGGAACAAATGGAAGCTTTTAAACTGGACAATTATTCCCGTGAACCCTTGGATGAGCTGTGGATTGAGGCTTATGAAGAAGGAGAGGTTTGGATCACCTTGCGCTTTCGCGGAAATACCTCCGCAGCGACAGGCGAGGGAGCCTTCTCGTTTGAGATTCGCTTGTTTAATACAACCAAACGCATTGATCTGGCTTATTTTATTGATAAAAAACTGGTGACTGAGCCTGAAGGGGTTTATGTGGCTTTCCCTTTTGTCCTGGAGGATGGGCAGCTGGCCTTTGATGTGCCAGGCGGAGAAATCAGGGCAGGAATTGACCAGATCTCCGGTTCATCCAATGACTGGAATACCGTTCAGACTTATGCCCGCCTCTACAATGAGCATGCTCAGATCCTGCTCAGCTCGGTTGAAATCCCCCTGATGCAGTTCGGGGGCATCAACACCGGGCGGTATACTGCCGGGGCTGTCCCTGAAACCACCCATATCTATGGCTGGCCGATGAATAACTACTGGACCACCAATTTCAATGCGGACCAGCGCGGCGGACTTACCTGGCAATACTCCCTGACCAGCCGTCCCGGAAATTCCCTGCTTGAAGCCACCCACTTTGGATGGGACTACCGTACGCCTTTCCTTTCAAGGGTACTCCCAGGCGGAGGGAGGGATGATGACCAGAACGAGGGGGTGTTCCTTACAGGCTGGCCCGAAAACATCCTGCTGGTAAGCGTTATGCCGGATCAGGATGGGCAATCAGCCCTGTTTCACGTCAGGGAAATTGAGGGGAATGCTTGTAATTTCACCTTAAGCAACCCTTTGGATGGAGCAACCCTGAATGCCGTTGAGGTGGATGTAACCGGATACCCTGTAAATAATGGCAGCCTGGAGCTGAACCCTTTGGAGAGTAAATTCTTCCGGGTGGATTTCTGA